The Sphingobium aromaticiconvertens genome has a segment encoding these proteins:
- a CDS encoding dienelactone hydrolase family protein, producing MTLSRRIVLNDGPGGLFEHMAVVDDAIGTACPGILLFPNVLGTKEADFEKAEQVAALGYAVLVADVFGQGKRTTRADPDAGRYMNEMNADRAMMRDRLLVAHAALKALPEVDPARTAAMGFCFGGKCVLDMARAGADIAGGVSYHGVYDPPEGLTGDSFTGKLLVAHGWDDPIAPPEATVALARELTAMGCDWQIHAYGHTGHAFTDEGVNMPEKGLAYSPDADRRSWKATVDFLAELFG from the coding sequence ATGACGCTTTCCCGCCGCATCGTCCTCAATGACGGGCCGGGCGGCCTGTTTGAGCATATGGCCGTTGTCGATGACGCTATCGGGACAGCGTGCCCCGGTATTCTCCTTTTCCCCAATGTGCTGGGCACCAAGGAAGCTGATTTCGAGAAAGCAGAGCAGGTCGCGGCCCTTGGCTATGCCGTGCTCGTCGCCGACGTTTTCGGTCAAGGCAAGCGCACCACCCGCGCCGATCCCGATGCCGGTCGCTACATGAATGAAATGAATGCCGACCGCGCCATGATGCGCGATCGCCTGCTCGTGGCCCATGCCGCATTAAAAGCGTTGCCCGAAGTCGATCCCGCCCGAACGGCGGCGATGGGTTTCTGCTTCGGCGGCAAATGCGTGCTGGATATGGCTCGTGCGGGCGCCGACATCGCCGGGGGGGTGAGCTATCATGGCGTTTACGATCCGCCCGAAGGCCTGACTGGCGACTCCTTTACCGGCAAGCTGCTGGTCGCTCATGGCTGGGACGACCCCATCGCCCCACCCGAGGCGACCGTTGCCCTCGCCCGCGAACTTACCGCCATGGGTTGCGACTGGCAGATCCACGCCTACGGCCACACCGGCCACGCCTTTACGGATGAAGGCGTGAATATGCCGGAAAAGGGGCTGGCCTACAGCCCCGACGCGGACCGCCGAAGCTGGAAGGCAACCGTGGATTTTCTGGCGGAATTGTTCGGCTAA